In the Arachis ipaensis cultivar K30076 chromosome B10, Araip1.1, whole genome shotgun sequence genome, one interval contains:
- the LOC107621854 gene encoding protein CHROMOSOME TRANSMISSION FIDELITY 7, with product MQSKISAFFKSSSSSSASASASASVSHPKPLPHDNDDLLTTWENTKHHIFITYTKRTRPNPKAASSSSSPSTAAAAAITGTTVVKNKKRSYAQVHLDFGQSDFLLRTCSTCGFNFTPGDLDGEKSHNDFHKCYTQGIPFRGWSNERVLMMPTLKTGRIVLVLDTDPPAHRNKVEDVVRMMEIELGTGWILHQLCKVYLFISQHRIVGCLVAEPIKEAFKVISSFTGHSDIGKKRETKSTTLQFGSIVFQREVKKRAVSASNSDVMELGGAIFCEDKAVAGVCGIRAVWVTPSNRRKHIAVHMLDAVRKSFCAGSALERTQLAFSQPTSSGKALASSYTGTGSFLVYKADKTVVDREKGTQQTTHTLITD from the exons ATGCAGTCTAAAATAAGCGCTTTCTTcaaatcttcttcttcctcttcagctTCAGCTTCAGCTTCTGCTTCTGTTTCCCATCCGAAACCCCTTCCCCACGACAATGACGATCTTCTCACCACGTGGGAGAACACGAAGCATCACATCTTCATCACTTACACCAAGAGAACGCGCCCCAACCCTAAggctgcttcttcttcctcttcaccgtccaccgccgccgccgccgccataACCGGAACAACTGTCGTTaaaaacaagaagaggagctacGCCCAGGTTCATCTCGATTTCGGTCAATCCGATTTCCTCTTGCGAACTTGTTCCACCTGCGGCTTCAATTTCACTCCCGGCGACCTCGACGGCGAGAAGTCGCACAACGATTTCCACAAATGCTACACTCAGGGGATCCCTTTCAga GGTTGGAGCAATGAAAGGGTTCTGATGATGCCAACCCTCAAAACGGGTCGAATCGTTTTGGTCTTGGACACTGACCCTCCTGCTCACAGAAACAAG GTTGAAGATGTGGTGAGAATGATGGAAATTGAGCTTGGAACTGGATGGATTCTTCATCAACTCTGTAAG GTCTATCTGTTCATATCTCAGCATAGGATTGTAGGGTGTCTAGTTGCTGAACCAATCAAAGAAGCATTTAAAGTGATCTCTTCTTTTACCGGACATTCTGATATTGGAAAGAAAAGGGAAACAAAATCAACCACTCTCCAGTTTGGGAGCATAGTTTTTCAAAGAGAGGTCAAGAAAAGAGCAGTTTCAGCGAGTAACTCTGATGTGATGGAGCTTGGTGGGGCAATCTTCTGCGAAGACAAGGCAGTTGCAGGTGTTTGTGGCATTCGAGCCGTTTGGGTTACTCCCTCCAACAGGAGAAAACACATTGCAGTCCATATGCTAGATGCAGTGAG GAAAAGCTTCTGCGCTGGCTCTGCACTTGAGCGCACTCAGCTAGCTTTCTCTCAGCCAACCTCATCTGGAAAGGCATTAGCTTCTAGTTACACTGGCACTGGATCATTCTTGGTGTATAAAGCTGATAAAACAGTTGTAGATAGAGAAAAAGGAACCCAACAAACAACCCATACTTTGATCACTGATTAG
- the LOC107621330 gene encoding uncharacterized protein LOC107621330, producing the protein MDDPSHSGKGKGSKDKSKIKDHRPSTSSSSSSDSGSPRSPHKGGAHPNWGAPPNMPYHNYPPGVAGYPPPPPYPGYPPPYPNEYGHQHHHNNYYGHQPYDYPPNRDAGRSFVRGFILCSCIMFTAFFLVTIVVALAMHPTLPKYQITSMSVDNFGTVNTLTGNWNTTILLENPNDKLTGYFGDFKVVVLHKGKELTGGYAPGLILGRNDKKQFMVTAAAANFGNSPDLDAMGRERASGSVTFDVLITSVTELRSSTVSTSTEVLTAVCDGLKLVFQNNSTTGILGSPVDCEIRL; encoded by the coding sequence ATGGACGACCCATCCCATAGTGGAAAAGGAAAAGGATCCAAAGACAAATCAAAAATCAAGGATCATCGCCCCtcaacctcctcctcctcctcatctgaCAGCGGATCGCCGCGCTCGCCACACAAGGGCGGTGCGCATCCCAATTGGGGCGCACCGCCCAACATGCCGTACCATAATTACCCTCCAGGAGTGGCAGGCTACCCTCCTCCTCCGCCATATCCAGGTTACCCTCCTCCGTATCCTAACGAATACGGCCATCAACACCACCACAATAACTACTACGGTCACCAACCGTATGATTACCCGCCAAACCGCGACGCCGGTAGATCATTCGTCAGAGGCTTCATACTCTGTTCCTGCATAATGTTCACCGCGTTCTTCCTCGTCACTATCGTCGTCGCCCTAGCCATGCACCCCACACTCCCCAAATACCAGATTACATCCATGAGCGTCGACAATTTCGGCACCGTGAACACGCTGACCGGAAACTGGAACACCACCATCTTGCTGGAGAACCCTAACGACAAGCTCACGGGGTATTTTGGGGATTTCAAGGTGGTTGTGTTGCACAAAGGGAAAGAACTGACCGGTGGCTACGCGCCGGGTCTGATCCTGGGCAGGAATGACAAGAAGCAGTTCATGGTGACCGCTGCCGCCGCCAATTTCGGGAATTCGCCGGATCTTGATGCCATGGGAAGGGAACGAGCTTCTGGCTCCGTTACTTTCGATGTCCTTATAACGTCCGTCACGGAGTTAAGGTCTTCCACTGTTTCCACTAGCACGGAGGTGCTAACGGCCGTTTGCGACGGCTTGAAGCTTGTGTTTCAGAATAACTCCACCACTGGCATCTTGGGCAGCCCCGTTGATTGCGAAATTCGTCTTTGA
- the LOC107621329 gene encoding formin-like protein 5, with amino-acid sequence MNMAEPLPRPQHFSRISNPVPPLPPPPPPPYPQGPIILAPPLAAAGQIVWTITPAPLLPVAQILPLPPPPPPSGGFSGVAPCSYSYQCFTPTHQPLPPLTIHPISPPQRPQPLQVNGKQQTSGSFSDSSGSRGTGVFLPPPHSSTHHPPLPIQKSHTNHNNKLTRCKGIWKRVNKNDDEVVKQQMEGQQNTTVPSPPDLMGLPKEWTY; translated from the exons ATGAATATGGCGGAGCCACTCCCACGACCACAACACTTTTCTCGGATATCAAACCCTGTTCCGCcgctaccaccaccaccaccaccaccgtaTCCACAG GGACCCATAATTCTGGCACCGCCGCTAGCAGCAGCTGGGCAAATTGTTTGGACTATTACACCAGCACCTCTTCTGCCGGTAGCACAAATTCTGCcgctaccaccaccaccaccaccatctggTGGTTTTAGTGGAGTTGCACCTTGCAGTTACAGTTATCAATGTTTTACGCCAACTCATCAGCCACTGCCTCCGCTGACGATTCATCCCATCTCACCGCCTCAACGCCCTCAACCCCTTCAG GTAAATGGGAAACAACAGACAAGTGGCTCCTTCTCTGACTCATCAGGTAGCCGTGGCACTGGTGtgtttcttcctcctcctcattcttCAACCCATCATCCTCCACTTCCAATTCAAAAGTCACACACCAACCATAATAACAAACTCACCCGTTGCAAAG GAATCTGGAAACGCGTAAACAAAAACGATGATGAAGTGGTGAAGCAGCAAATGGAAGGGCAGCAAAATACTACTGTTCCTTCTCCTCCTGATCTTATGGGATTGCCAAAGGAGTGGACATACTAG